Below is a genomic region from Biomphalaria glabrata chromosome 3, xgBioGlab47.1, whole genome shotgun sequence.
TAGAAAATGAAGTgagcattttaaaacaaaagctgGGCAATGCTTTTCTGAAAATTTTAGACTCCATCGCCAAATATCAACGTGAAGGAAGCAACTGGACCCTGAAAGAAGTGTCAGAAGTACAAATTCATATTGTTCATTATAAGCCACTGCTTGGATCTTCTTACATCGAAACACCTGCGCAGCTTCGAAAAGGGGCAATAATTAATGTTCAGAATAATGACAATGAATGTTTTAAATGGAGCATATTGGCTGCTTTACATAATCGTGAAAAAGATGGTCAAAGAGTTTCTTATTATAGAAATTCGCATTTTCCTCTAAATTTTGAAGGCTTAACTTTCCCTATAAAGATTGAAGATGTTCAAACATTTGAAAATCAAAATGACTACTCTATAAATGTACTTGGCTATGACAagaactttaattttaaacctCTGCACATTACAGAGAAAAGACAAGCACAAAAACACATCAATCTTCTTCTAATTACTGAGGGagacaagggacattactgctgGATAAAAAAATGGTCCAGACTTATGGGAAACCAGAAGAAGGATAGAAACAGTCATAATTAttgtcacttttgtttttatcacTCCAAAGATGAGGGTAGAGTTGAGGAGCACATTCAGACGTGTCGAGCTTACAATGGCCAAATATTTAAGTTGCCCGAAAAGGATAAAAATTTACTTTCCTATAGAACTAAAGGAATGGATAAGCGTCTTCAAGTCCCCGTTGTCATTTATGCAGATTTTGAATGTATTCTATCTCCAGTAGAGAATGATCTGAAAAAGAAGCAAAGTCAAACACTTAATGTTCACAAACCTTGTGGCTATGCTTACAAAGTTGTGGGAATAACAGAAAAGCTAACAAAACGCTTTAAATGTTACACAGGGGCTGATGCTGCAGAAAAGTTTATTTACGCTatgaaaaaggaagaaaaatggTTTCGTAAGATTTCCAGTAGCCCTAAAGAAATGATTTGGACTAGTGAAGATGAAATCCAGTTTGAAAAAGCTACTGTATGTTTTCTTTGCAAAAAATCTTTTCAGAAGAccgagtgtaaaaaaaaagtcagggATCATTGCCATTATACTGGGGCATTCAGGGGGGCCGCTCACAGTGAATGCAACATtaattatagaaaaagaaattttctCCCAGTTGTGTTTCACAATTTACGTCGATATGACAGTCACATAATTATGCAAGCTTTACATGTTTGGAAAAATGTGAGGATTGAATGCATACCACTCAGCATTGAACAATTTATGTCTTTCAGGCTCAACTCTTTGCGATTTATTGACTCAAATCTCTTCTTAAGCGCTTCGTTAGAAAAACTTGTTCAAAATCTTGTTGATGCTCAGGTTGATAGTACAGAAATATTTAAGCATACTTTAGAGATGACAGGGAAAGATGCAGATCTTCTGAAGTTGTTACAAAGAAAACAAGTGTATCCATATGAATACTTTACTCAATTGGAAGTTTTCAAGGAAAAACGTTTACCTCCTAAAACAGGTTTTTATAATAGCCTTAAAAATGAGCCTATCAATGAAAAGGATTATGCGCATGCTCAGGAAGTATGGAAAgcattcaatttaaaaacactcGAAGATTATCATAATTTGTATGTTAAAACAGACGTAGCACTTCTGGCTGATGTATTTGAACATTTTCGCAAAACTTCATTACAGCAGTATAGTCTGGATCCTGCACATTTTTATTCTACTCCAGGACTTGCATGGCAGGCAGCACTCATGAAATCAGATGTAGAACTGGAACTTCTAACAGACGCAGATATGTTTGAAATGATAGAAAGTGGTAAAAGAGGAGGTGTGGCAATGATATCCAAGCGATACTCTGAAGCAAACAACTCAACAATGTCTGAAGCAAGTAATCCAACAATGTCTGAAGAGACACATTCTGAAGCAAACAATTCAACAATGTCTGAAGAGACACATTCTGAAGCAAACAATTCAACAATGTCTGAAGAGACACATTCTGAAGCAAACAATTCAACAATGTCTGAAGAGACACATTCTGAAGCAAACAATTCAACAATGTCTGAAATCACGAACAAATTTgacaagacaaagagaaagtgGATAATTTATTTAGATGCTAACAATTTGTATGGCTGGGCCATGTCTCAACCACTGCCACTAAAAGATTTTAAATGGCTTACAGAAGAAGACATTTCCAGCCTCGATATCAATAACATTAGCGACGATGCAGAAACAGGTTACATTCTTGAAGTAGATTTAGAGTACCCTGAGGAGCTTCATGACCAACACAATGACTTTCCACTAGCAcctgaaaaaattaatttaacaaAGGAAATGTTGTCGCCTTATTGCAAAACACTTTTAGACAAATTTCACATAAAAGAACCCAGTGGAGATAAACTGATCCCTAATTTAatgaacaaagaaaaatatgttGTTCATTATCGAACTCTGAAACTGTATCTCAAACTTGGAATGAAATTAACCAAAGTTCATCGTGTTATATCATTTCATCAAACAGCTTGGCTCAAACCTTACATTGATTTTAACACAGAGAAAAGAAAGCAGTCATCAGACGTCtcacaaaaagatttttttaaactaatgaaCAACAGTGTTTACGGCAAAACATTGGAAAATGTTCGAAAgtataaaaatgtaaagttaGTAACTGATaatgaaaagttaaaaaaacttACCTGCAAACCTCTGTATGAATGTTTTAGAATCATCAACAAAGATCTTGTTGCTGTTGAGCTTAGACAACGAACAGTAAAACTGGATAAACCCATACATGTAGGAGTTACTGTTCTTGACTTGGCCAAAGCTTTTATCTATAAATTTCACTACTGTCACATCAAACAGAAATATGGGGAAAAAGCCAAACTTTTATTTACAGACACAGACTCGCTGTGTTATGAAATAGAGACCGAAGACATTTACTCCGACATGCAAAAAGATAGTGATCTGTACGACTTCTCCAACTACCCAAAGGATCACCCTCTCTATGATGAGCACAACAAGAACGTCGTAGGTAAAATGAAGGACGAGACTCAGAGTGTTCCAGTAGAAGCTTTTGTAGCTCTGCGACCCAAAATGTACTGTCTAAAGTACGGGGATTCTGAAAAGAAGGTAGCTCAGGGTGTAAGCATAGAAATTCAGCAACAGACATTTCGATTTGATGATTACAAGGGCTGTTTATTCAACCAAGTACAGCAGCAAGCCGTAACCACAAGCATTCAAAGCAAACAGCACAAACTCAGCACCGTCAGCAAGGTCAGGGTCACGCTCTCACCATACGACGACAAAAGATTTATCTTACCAGGTGGCATTGAAAGTCGAGCTTACGGTCATAAGTTAAATGAAAATTCACCCGAAACAGTCAGTGCTTAGCATTATCAAATCAAATGCATTCTTAGTGGCTACTCAAAGAAATATGAAATGTGGtcattgtttttcttattttgctTCTGCTGTGAAAGGGAATGCATGCTTTTGATAGAgatttggttaaatttcatatAGTCTACACTTCCAATGATACAATCATATTcatataagacaaaaaaaaacaacatgcagCCAGATAATTAGTCAgtgatatattttaaatattgatttagaacaatctttttttttatcaaatcttCAATTTtccagaattgttcattttcatATGCATAAtagttataaatttaataatcatATTCTAAATGAAACAGTAGCCTatgtgtaaaaaatgtttttgcttAGGCTAAATCATAATACATTGTTAGCCAGCTTTAGTTTGGTTACTTTTGACATTATAAGTTTTCATAATTGTGTATATTAGCttctaaatgtatatttaatgaGTCGGCCATAAGTTTAGGATGTTAGTATCTGAATTTACATTTAGCAAATATGTTATTAATTGTGTATGTTAGCGTCTGATTATATTTACATGCCCAGCCATTATATCTAATTGTGTAAGTTGACATCTGAATGTATATGAACTctataattgactaattgattatcTTAGTATGTGGCTCTAGCATGTCTCTTTGTCTTGGTATATGTTTGGGTTATACTCCTCTCAAGAACTCATCGCTATGTGTTTCTACAGCAATGCTATCAAATAAAGCTATTGGTGATTTCACCCACACAATTCTCGTTTCTTTAACTCATGACTACACATACATTAAATCAATTTACATTCCGGGTATCTTCCCCATGTTTCGTCTTAGAAATTAATATGAAAACAgataaacaactaaaaaaaaaagttaaccttTTTAGTCTTGTGTAGTCCGTTTGTCAGTTTGTCCTTTTATCCATATGAGCCGtttagttccccccccccaaa
It encodes:
- the LOC106055486 gene encoding uncharacterized protein LOC106055486 isoform X1 codes for the protein MELWMCRKLQKLEMSKRQTNTNSSQTEGPQKKKEKLQCEICSKTFTKQKNLKRHKKNDHDTKPKDEKATCYICNQTFSRKDSLKRHVQKKHLNTQQTALEGSVVVNKYELKEENKMDAALALEYFKDKLVEDIQSFIKNQGSLKAYVALQIKFTKDVKDGVVESQPFFRSANFIVLKKGDEIKKSGLVVLENEVSILKQKLGNAFLKILDSIAKYQREGSNWTLKEVSEVQIHIVHYKPLLGSSYIETPAQLRKGAIINVQNNDNECFKWSILAALHNREKDGQRVSYYRNSHFPLNFEGLTFPIKIEDVQTFENQNDYSINVLGYDKNFNFKPLHITEKRQAQKHINLLLITEGDKGHYCWIKKWSRLMGNQKKDRNSHNYCHFCFYHSKDEGRVEEHIQTCRAYNGQIFKLPEKDKNLLSYRTKGMDKRLQVPVVIYADFECILSPVENDLKKKQSQTLNVHKPCGYAYKVVGITEKLTKRFKCYTGADAAEKFIYAMKKEEKWFRKISSSPKEMIWTSEDEIQFEKATVCFLCKKSFQKTECKKKVRDHCHYTGAFRGAAHSECNINYRKRNFLPVVFHNLRRYDSHIIMQALHVWKNVRIECIPLSIEQFMSFRLNSLRFIDSNLFLSASLEKLVQNLVDAQVDSTEIFKHTLEMTGKDADLLKLLQRKQVYPYEYFTQLEVFKEKRLPPKTGFYNSLKNEPINEKDYAHAQEVWKAFNLKTLEDYHNLYVKTDVALLADVFEHFRKTSLQQYSLDPAHFYSTPGLAWQAALMKSDVELELLTDADMFEMIESGKRGGVAMISKRYSEANNSTMSEASNPTMSEETHSEANNSTMSEETHSEANNSTMSEETHSEANNSTMSEETHSEANNSTMSEITNKFDKTKRKWIIYLDANNLYGWAMSQPLPLKDFKWLTEEDISSLDINNISDDAETGYILEVDLEYPEELHDQHNDFPLAPEKINLTKEMLSPYCKTLLDKFHIKEPSGDKLIPNLMNKEKYVVHYRTLKLYLKLGMKLTKVHRVISFHQTAWLKPYIDFNTEKRKQSSDVSQKDFFKLMNNSVYGKTLENVRKYKNVKLVTDNEKLKKLTCKPLYECFRIINKDLVAVELRQRTVKLDKPIHVGVTVLDLAKAFIYKFHYCHIKQKYGEKAKLLFTDTDSLCYEIETEDIYSDMQKDSDLYDFSNYPKDHPLYDEHNKNVVGKMKDETQSVPVEAFVALRPKMYCLKYGDSEKKVAQGVSIEIQQQTFRFDDYKGCLFNQVQQQAVTTSIQSKQHKLSTVSKVRVTLSPYDDKRFILPGGIESRAYGHKLNENSPETVSA
- the LOC106055486 gene encoding uncharacterized protein LOC106055486 isoform X2 is translated as MSKRQTNTNSSQTEGPQKKKEKLQCEICSKTFTKQKNLKRHKKNDHDTKPKDEKATCYICNQTFSRKDSLKRHVQKKHLNTQQTALEGSVVVNKYELKEENKMDAALALEYFKDKLVEDIQSFIKNQGSLKAYVALQIKFTKDVKDGVVESQPFFRSANFIVLKKGDEIKKSGLVVLENEVSILKQKLGNAFLKILDSIAKYQREGSNWTLKEVSEVQIHIVHYKPLLGSSYIETPAQLRKGAIINVQNNDNECFKWSILAALHNREKDGQRVSYYRNSHFPLNFEGLTFPIKIEDVQTFENQNDYSINVLGYDKNFNFKPLHITEKRQAQKHINLLLITEGDKGHYCWIKKWSRLMGNQKKDRNSHNYCHFCFYHSKDEGRVEEHIQTCRAYNGQIFKLPEKDKNLLSYRTKGMDKRLQVPVVIYADFECILSPVENDLKKKQSQTLNVHKPCGYAYKVVGITEKLTKRFKCYTGADAAEKFIYAMKKEEKWFRKISSSPKEMIWTSEDEIQFEKATVCFLCKKSFQKTECKKKVRDHCHYTGAFRGAAHSECNINYRKRNFLPVVFHNLRRYDSHIIMQALHVWKNVRIECIPLSIEQFMSFRLNSLRFIDSNLFLSASLEKLVQNLVDAQVDSTEIFKHTLEMTGKDADLLKLLQRKQVYPYEYFTQLEVFKEKRLPPKTGFYNSLKNEPINEKDYAHAQEVWKAFNLKTLEDYHNLYVKTDVALLADVFEHFRKTSLQQYSLDPAHFYSTPGLAWQAALMKSDVELELLTDADMFEMIESGKRGGVAMISKRYSEANNSTMSEASNPTMSEETHSEANNSTMSEETHSEANNSTMSEETHSEANNSTMSEETHSEANNSTMSEITNKFDKTKRKWIIYLDANNLYGWAMSQPLPLKDFKWLTEEDISSLDINNISDDAETGYILEVDLEYPEELHDQHNDFPLAPEKINLTKEMLSPYCKTLLDKFHIKEPSGDKLIPNLMNKEKYVVHYRTLKLYLKLGMKLTKVHRVISFHQTAWLKPYIDFNTEKRKQSSDVSQKDFFKLMNNSVYGKTLENVRKYKNVKLVTDNEKLKKLTCKPLYECFRIINKDLVAVELRQRTVKLDKPIHVGVTVLDLAKAFIYKFHYCHIKQKYGEKAKLLFTDTDSLCYEIETEDIYSDMQKDSDLYDFSNYPKDHPLYDEHNKNVVGKMKDETQSVPVEAFVALRPKMYCLKYGDSEKKVAQGVSIEIQQQTFRFDDYKGCLFNQVQQQAVTTSIQSKQHKLSTVSKVRVTLSPYDDKRFILPGGIESRAYGHKLNENSPETVSA
- the LOC106055486 gene encoding uncharacterized protein LOC106055486 isoform X3, yielding MDAALALEYFKDKLVEDIQSFIKNQGSLKAYVALQIKFTKDVKDGVVESQPFFRSANFIVLKKGDEIKKSGLVVLENEVSILKQKLGNAFLKILDSIAKYQREGSNWTLKEVSEVQIHIVHYKPLLGSSYIETPAQLRKGAIINVQNNDNECFKWSILAALHNREKDGQRVSYYRNSHFPLNFEGLTFPIKIEDVQTFENQNDYSINVLGYDKNFNFKPLHITEKRQAQKHINLLLITEGDKGHYCWIKKWSRLMGNQKKDRNSHNYCHFCFYHSKDEGRVEEHIQTCRAYNGQIFKLPEKDKNLLSYRTKGMDKRLQVPVVIYADFECILSPVENDLKKKQSQTLNVHKPCGYAYKVVGITEKLTKRFKCYTGADAAEKFIYAMKKEEKWFRKISSSPKEMIWTSEDEIQFEKATVCFLCKKSFQKTECKKKVRDHCHYTGAFRGAAHSECNINYRKRNFLPVVFHNLRRYDSHIIMQALHVWKNVRIECIPLSIEQFMSFRLNSLRFIDSNLFLSASLEKLVQNLVDAQVDSTEIFKHTLEMTGKDADLLKLLQRKQVYPYEYFTQLEVFKEKRLPPKTGFYNSLKNEPINEKDYAHAQEVWKAFNLKTLEDYHNLYVKTDVALLADVFEHFRKTSLQQYSLDPAHFYSTPGLAWQAALMKSDVELELLTDADMFEMIESGKRGGVAMISKRYSEANNSTMSEASNPTMSEETHSEANNSTMSEETHSEANNSTMSEETHSEANNSTMSEETHSEANNSTMSEITNKFDKTKRKWIIYLDANNLYGWAMSQPLPLKDFKWLTEEDISSLDINNISDDAETGYILEVDLEYPEELHDQHNDFPLAPEKINLTKEMLSPYCKTLLDKFHIKEPSGDKLIPNLMNKEKYVVHYRTLKLYLKLGMKLTKVHRVISFHQTAWLKPYIDFNTEKRKQSSDVSQKDFFKLMNNSVYGKTLENVRKYKNVKLVTDNEKLKKLTCKPLYECFRIINKDLVAVELRQRTVKLDKPIHVGVTVLDLAKAFIYKFHYCHIKQKYGEKAKLLFTDTDSLCYEIETEDIYSDMQKDSDLYDFSNYPKDHPLYDEHNKNVVGKMKDETQSVPVEAFVALRPKMYCLKYGDSEKKVAQGVSIEIQQQTFRFDDYKGCLFNQVQQQAVTTSIQSKQHKLSTVSKVRVTLSPYDDKRFILPGGIESRAYGHKLNENSPETVSA